Within the Ascaphus truei isolate aAscTru1 unplaced genomic scaffold, aAscTru1.hap1 HAP1_SCAFFOLD_2771, whole genome shotgun sequence genome, the region ATCACAGTGTGCATGCGGCTGCCCACTGATGTGATATTCTGTATGAAGCTGTAATCATTATTCACCTACACTAATTTGTTATGCATTTTGCTTGTGCAAAGCTGGCAGTCTGAGGAACAGCATTTTTGATCTTGAAttaatgtcactttttttttaaactagtcaAACATGCATAATTTGTTTGTTGAGATGCATGTAAATATGAAACAGAATCCCTCTTACTGACCTTGGCCTCAGGGTCACTGTTGATGCTGGAAGAGTCGTCTTCGTCGGAATGAGGGCCATTTCTGAGAAGGAGAAGGTTATGCACAGTTTTACGCTGACGCTTGGGACAATAAAACTAAAACATATATCATATACGCATGAAAAATTGCTAACAGCATTACTGGACTCTACTGGTATTTGGTTGGTCGAGCATGATCCGAAGGGGTGTGATTTGGGGGAGTTTGCTCTTTAAGTAGATTATTTTAATCCTGGGAACCTAAAAGAAACAGAAAATGTCCGGATTgcttttttaaccccttcactgccggagtCAACGCATTGCAGTGGATTGGTTAAAAGGGTTATTGGAACCTCGCTTTTATGAAAGGAAAAGGATTCCTGGACGTGAGGAAGTTAAATCCTTTTGACAGAAAAGCCATGAAAACAAAAAGACCCCTGACTAATGTATAAAAGTTGCAAATCAAAATCTCAGTTATAAATGATAAAATAGAAAATGTGTGTGCATATAAAATGCTAATAAAACTGCATTTCTCCAATTAACGGAACACTCTAAAGAGCTGGTTTTACCATTCAGTGGTTAGACGGGAATCCACAAGAACAGACTGAAACAGAGAATGCCCTGCACAGAGCACAAGCTGTGTGACTAAGGGGGCCCGAGAACCTCACTGAATGGTCAATATTACCGGCCGAAATTGGTATTTAGCACTGAAAGAACCTTGCCTTAGCTTTAATGAGGCGTAGCGTAATGTTGCTCCTTCAAACTCCTTTAGACTGGGATCTGGGTTCACTGAGGCTGCGTGCAGGTCCTAAAGATAAACAAATCTCCGATTACGACATGGCGGTTATGTAGTGCACAGTATGAACGGAGCAAAAGACAAtcggccatatttactaagtggcgcTACACCATAAGATATCTTCTGGTGCCGGAAGACATCTGATGGCACATTAACCTGAAGAGCCATAAGGTGTCTTTTGGCACAAGGTGCCTTGGAATagcaatgcttagtaaatatgggccaaaatgTTTTCCCTCCCTGCAAAGAAGCATAGAGAGGAATTTGGTTAAAAGAAAAAAGCATGCACTTTATGCCTGTGTGTTCATCTATTCATATGGATCAAGCATGTCATTCTAATTGAATAATTGACCAAGTTGGGTTACAAAGTCAGAGAggtcagaagaaaaaaaaaaaaaaaagactatggTCATTGGCCAGAGAGATTGCCCCCTGTGGTACCCTCGTTCTTTTTTCGCCTGGTCTATGGATGATAACTGTGAAGATAACCCAGCCAgtgccatgcacacacacataaggGAGACACCATGAAATGTTCTGACCAGAATACTTGCCTTCCAAATGTCAACATTAATCTTTCCCCCATTCAGAACAGCAAAATCACTCCATGGCTGTTTCTAGATATACAATTATTCACAGGGGAGGGAGGacattgataaaaaaaaagaaaacaaaaacacaagaCAATGTTGTTAGCATATATTACACAGGATGAGTTAAGGATCAACAACGCCTTAAATTCTTGGGTGCAACCACTCAATGCCAACACTGACCGAATCTCccattaacctctttgctgccagaaggCCAATGCAGAGCAGGGCGTTACTAGCTCTTTGGCACCAAAGTGGTTCATTTTTCAAATTTTCTTAGTGGATAAAAGCcctggcatttaaaaaaaaagcagaaagGGCACACTTTGTACTGCTTTTACACATCGGCTCTAAATCCTAATGGCTGCCATAGGTGTAAAATTGTTCGTAAGGTTTTTAAATGTAAGTGAGAATGGCATATGTCCACAGATGTGGCTGGTTTTAGTATGGGGGAGGGCGATTTGGAAGCGGAGTGGATGAAGTTTGCAGCCATTCTCCATGAGAAATAGAAAGGCCAGCTCAGATTTCTAAACCTCTCATTTAAAACTTGCACTGGCGGAAGCTGTCCGGAGCAAAATTAGCACCGTCTGTAAAGTTACACTCTGAATGGCTCTCTAGCATATTACTGGGAAATTGCCAGTTCAGTTTTTGAAATATTTGTTTTCCATCAATTCCTATACTGCGGGAAAAAtggtacaatgcatacaatattCTATTCACAATGGCTGCCATCTGTAATCAGATGCATAAATAATATTtagcaataaaacatttttttatacacatatatatatatatatatatatatatatatatatatatatatatatatttacatattgtgATACCAGCACTGGCATCTAGGTGCTGGAAagagttaatcctccctggaGTTGTCAAGAACACCTGAAATCTAATTAATCAGCGTTGGCTGAACTCCTGAAAAACAaggaagcagcaaggcactgagagacagtttttccccagagaagggggaagacagaggagctccccagctaccaggagctggttaaagaagcttgcagagagtgagagacactgctgagagagccatgctgaagcagtgacgtctggttgcagaggaccttaaaagactaaagataaggcaagcgctttgttattatctgcagagactttgtatggaatgtacatgttttgcggctgacaaccggcttagctggcggccctgatagtaagggcctgagaagtcagttagttccctgaataggaataggattttattttatttggttttcttaaagggacggtgagcctatttgtattatttatccctgtaaataaaccccaagtatagagaaatacagcgtttcctgcctcatttggaataaaagagactgcaatgtgttgtcggcatcacaatatatagttagttaagttatggtgggtaaaaaaagtgacaaaaaccctccacagcaaagcatatagcaaatggaaatattactgtatgctcatttgcatgtcttggacaggtttgcaaccccgcctttcaccattatcacccagcacacagcacttccactgcagcaagggattctgggaaatgacatgcaaatgagcacacagtgccacgttttgcttcaaaaccattcaacatggtttactggctatgcatcttaaccctggctgtgctcaaagctgtgaccatgcagcaagcttaagcctataggggaaccatgttgaatggttttgaagcaaaaggtggcactgtgtgctcatttgcatgtcatttcccagaatcccttgctgcagtgaaagtgctgtgtgctgggtgataatggtgaaaggcggggttgcagacctgtctgacatgcaaatgagcatacagtaatatatatatatatatatataatgttgggTTTAGTTAGCAAGGCCACTGTATAAAATCTAATGACTCCCCTGTTTTGAAAGCAAGATCATGCTTATTACTGGCAATTTGAACTAACATTCAAGAAGTTACCATGGTGTATAGGTTACAGTGGTTTTAGTGGTTGCACTTACAGTATGCCTGGGCTACAACCTTTAGCACAGAAGAGTATATTGTACATGACTTATTCTAAAATAGAATGGAGCCCAAGCAATGGA harbors:
- the LOC142481526 gene encoding amyloid beta precursor protein binding family B member 2-like, yielding MLVKSQIVALCEFSFSSHFPADIWSDHSFQTDPDLPPGWKKINDIAGIYYWHIPTGATQWERPVSAPVDLPGSRKGSLSSASSSPTPENEKQPWSDFAVLNGGKINVDIWKDLHAASVNPDPSLKEFEGATLRYASLKLRNGPHSDEDDSSSINSDPEAKVSKRDSVSYLHASQQTNYACLTSLKKK